From Mytilus edulis chromosome 8, xbMytEdul2.2, whole genome shotgun sequence, one genomic window encodes:
- the LOC139484492 gene encoding uncharacterized protein has translation MATSLVFDDDITGHASAIMVVLDIFPEMMRSMIANVWPPKNVLMLIQNQREKTFFNALSPHEQQIILRMDRYGFNELDISCLYKVIRHFNLLQSPKQGWGQKPKHDHQSEGDDVERMKIYRNEIIHRPRGGLPESERKIFFQVSIGIAQRMDRKNGSPKNGFESQIELMKSYIISRERYKEVLQKSPVYQGQLQEAPDKPCFDLYYGNDIKIKTATKEMLDGESTRCTLYLKDPNFDVNVLIQKLEDIKEALRNGSYYIKLENAETGSLILHLTINNGCFKTKELLHKTLHSFLHQFFQIAAIQCISGHTYTVVLVESDDINSENELAKTNDLDYLQENSSTVLKLTVDVKNSAFQDEIVLYREVNKFISGMYNAIDGQNVPSNGSQRDVLMLTSGGKTTSHSDTIHDSPLSVSKTKQSDKISSASSSTVDSFPSYVTAKRGELGKSVRELKKKKKERQLPMKAATNKGEWPKVVHSSHKQVLFPIKYDRTQGFPTNCTPSYKPLPRIAKITSRGTKTGNISSTLMNISSMTIHNSITKLSSASSNQADQKSLTSRAYNKPFPRQYYRVSSYLTKSNSDNYEKLHDQQESVTKTNMTSYPVLPPIETQKIEPEVQRLVKETTPRRDVPSFTHLPSIDKAHEKSLPLLRYQPSADSGVIDRSKKDIRAFKLDMTSLNFEGKISEKHASDRGLEINLFGHRLGNVKYNMPQPDRESDWHYQSKRVSPKTDNRYTSQNKSYQMPVKISGLNSPFSSDKNSQPSYRESRNSDRSLLEITGESMLSYRKTRTPLQEESVEYDIADEQDGNSLIDSEPYANANYSAPAMRSIALDLIANQIQQSRSKSSRVTSGLRRPRSDYIIYSKWSFSSACTPIREWTYHLSTPVSEHLKVCPFYPERNNKDEIIPCENECGFTMYRRQMMEHRKICQMEMVNCLNKDGTKELGNILNEKEKDLQSWIDSGSLGHTSISFQLNSLLQNFSEETATFGKPIVEVQPCKLSLQRRKEAQAQLMKVDQ, from the exons ATGGCAACTTCATTGGTATTTGATGATGACATTACAGGCCATGCGTCTGCTATTATGGTTGTTTTAGATATATTTCCAGAGATGATGAGATCTATGATTGCAAATGTATGGCCTCCTAAGAATGTGTTAATGCTCATACAAAACCAGAgagaaaaaacatttttcaatgcTTTGTCACCACATGAGCAAcaaataatattgagaatggacCGTTATGGATTCAATGAATTAGATATATCTTGCCTTTATAAAGTAATAAGACATTTCAATCTCCTTCAATCACCAAAACAAGGATGGGGACAAAAACCAAAACATGATCACCAAAGTGAAGGCGATGATGTAGAAAGGATGAAGATATATCGCAATGAAATTATACATCGCCCTCGAGGAGGTTTACCAGAATCTGagagaaagattttttttcaagtaagCATTGGAATAGCACAACGCATGGATAGGAAAAATGGTTCACCAAAAAATGGCTTTGAAAGTCAAATAGAATTGATGAAGTCTTATATTATTAGTCGAGAAAGATACAAAGAAGTTTTACAAAAAAGTCCAGTATATcaag GGCAGTTACAGGAAGCACCAGACAAACCCTGTTTTGACCTCTATTATGGAAATGACATTAAGATAAAAACAGCTACTAAAGAAATGTTAG ATGGAGAGTCGACTCGCTGTACTTTGTATTTGAAGGACCCGAATTTCGATGTGAACGTTCTAATACAAAAGCTAGAAGATATCAAGGAAGCTCTTCGTAATGGATCATACTATATTAAATTGGAAAACGCTGAAACCGGAAGTCTCATTTtacatttaacaataaataatggatgttttaaaacaaaagaacTTCTGCACAAAACATTACATTCCTTTTTGCATCAGTTTTTCCAAATAGCAGCTATTCAATGCATAAGTGGGCACACCTACACAGTGGTGTTGGTCGAATCAGACGACATTAATTCAG aaaatgagTTAGCAAAGACGAATGACTTGGACTATCTCCAAGAAAATTCATCGACTGTATTGAAGCTTACTGTGGATGTAAAAAATTCAGCATTTCAAGATGAAATAGTGTTGTACAGAGAAgtcaataaatttatttctgGAATGTACAATGCAATAGATGGACAGAATGTTCCCTCAAACGGATCACAAAGGGATGTTTTGATGTTAACAAGTGGGGGAAAGACCACTTCTCACTCTGATACTATTCATGATTCCCCATTAAG TGTTTCAAAAACTAAGCAATCTGATAAAATTTCTTCGGCAAGTTCTTCGACAGTTGATAGTTTCCCGTCATATGTAACAGCAAAGAGAGGGGAATTGGGAAAAAGCGTTAGGGAactgaagaagaagaagaaagaacGTCAATTACCAATGAAAGCAGCAACAAATAAAGGAGAATGGCCGAAAGTGGTCCATTCGTCACATAAACAAGTATTATTTCCTATTAAGTATGACCGAACCCAGGGTTTTCCAACCAATTGTACGCCTTCATATAAACCACTTCCGAGAATTGCCAAGATAACATCTCGTGGAACAAAAACTGGCAATATATCCTCAACTTTAATGAATATATCTAGTATGACTATCCATAATAGCATTACAAAATTATCATCAGCTTCATCAAATCAAGCAGATCAAAAATCTTTAACCTCGAGAGCATACAACAAACCATTCCCTAGACAATATTATCGAGTGTCGTCATATTTAACAAAAAGTAACTCAGACAACTATGAAAAATTACATGATCAACAGGAAAGCGttacgaaaacaaatatgacgtcatatccTGTTCTTCCACCAATAGAAACACAGAAAATTGAGCCCGAAGTACAAAGACTAGTAAAGGAAACAACACCAAGAAGAGATGTACCCAGTTTTACACATCTTCCATCTATTGACAAAGCTCATGAAAAATCCCTTCCGTTATTAAGATATCAACCAAGTGCTGACTCGGGAGTTATTGATAGAAGTAAAAAGGATATAAGAGCATTTAAGCTGGATATGACCAGTttaaattttgaaggaaaaatcaGTGAAAAACATGCAAGCGACCGAGGGTTAGAAATTAATTTATTTGGTCATCGCTTAGGGAATGTAAAATACAATATGCCCCAACCTGATCGAGAGAGTGATTGGCATTATCAGTCAAAAAGGGTGTCACCTAAAACAGATAACAGATACACTTCTCAAAATAAAAGCTATCAAATGCCTGTAAAAATCTCAGGATTGAATAGTCCTTTCAGTTCAGATAAGAACTCTCAACCATCTTATAGAGAATCCAGGAATTCCGATAGATCACTGCTAGAAATAACGGGTGAGAGCATGTTATCATATAGAAAAACAAGAACTCCGCTACAAGAGGAAAGTGTTGAATATGATATTGCTGATGAACAAGATGGAAATTCATTAATTGATTCCGAACCTTATGCAAATGCAAATTATTCAGCGCCAGCGATGAGATCAATTGCTCTGGATTTAATTGCCAATCAGATACAACAAAGTCGATCTAAAAGTTCTCGTGTTACAAGTGGTTTAAGAAGACCTCGTTCGGATTATATCATATATTCT AAATGGTCCTTCAGTTCAGCATGCACTCCAATTCGTGAATGGACGTACCATCTCAGCACTCCGGTTTCAGAACATCTGAAAGTTTGTCCATTTTATCCAGAAAGGAATAACAAGGATGAAATTATCCCGTGTGAAAATGAATGTGGATTTACCATGTACAGACGACAAATGATGGAACATAGAAAGATATGCCAGATGGAAATGGTCAACTGTTTGAATAAGGATG GAACTAAGGAATTAGGCAACATATtgaatgaaaaagaaaaagacttgCAGTCTTGGATTGATAGTGGCAGTCTGGGTCACACTTCAATTTCTTTCCAGTTAAACAGTCtattacaaaatttcagtgaGGAAACCGCTACTTTTGGTAAACCCATAGTAGAAGTACAACCATGTAAACTGTCACTACAAAGAAGAAAAGAGGCCCAGGCACAGTTAATGAAAGTAGATCAGTAA